ACCTTTTTTGACCATTGGAACATCAGTTTTAAGCCTTAGCAGAGCGATTGGAGGATAGCTGGGCTTCTCCATAAATATACTGCCCCAAAGCATTAGCTTGACGAGAAGGTGCAGCTAAATAAGCGTTGATCTTAGCTTCCTTGAGCAGACGTTGCACGTCTTCCCAGAAAAATTCACCACCACCACCAGTGAGGATCACATCTGTGACCCGCTCTGGCAACCACGCTAGCACACGGCTGCAAATTTCGCGAGAAAACTGCTCGATGAGATTGGGGAGGAAGTCATCAAGGTTCGCGGGCTTGCTAGCACCTTTGGGACGGTAGAAGCGTTCGCCTTTGGGTTTGTTGACAGCAGAAATCAGCGCCAAGGATTGACTATCGGCTCCCTCGATCTCAGCGGCGACAAGTTCATAAAACTTATTCATCCCATACTCTTCGCTCTTGGAAGCACCGCGTGCGAAGCGGAAGTTATCCACCATCAAGAAATCGATAGTTTGATGCCCTACATCGACAATTCCCACCGATATTTTCGTAAAATCGGGGCTGGCGCCGGTTTTTTTGGGTTGAGCTTCAGACCACAGCAAACTACCATAGCCTTCGGGCATTACCCAGACTTTAGCGATGTTGAGGCTTACAGATTCGCCCCGGAAAGTTAACACATGGGGTCCAGTTACTAAGCTGGTCATCTGTGCTTTTTCTTTTTCAAATTGCTCTAAAGACAAGAAAGGTAAACCCAGTACCACGGAAATCTCGCCTTTGAGCTTAAAGTAGCCAGCACTTGCCAAGATTTTTACCAGTGCATCTTCTACTTTAGATTGTCCTACCCCGAGATTTGCCCCGAAATCTGCTGCCAGCTGACCTACAGCATATCCACTACCTTGATACTCTAGCCAAAGATCCATTAAAGGATCTGTAGCCCTAGCTTCAAAAACCCCCCCGCGCACCTGTTCAATTGACATTTGTTTGACGTTTGCAGGTACAAACACCACATTGTTGGGTTCGCGGCTGACACAGGTTTTTGT
The Gloeotrichia echinulata CP02 DNA segment above includes these coding regions:
- a CDS encoding ParM/StbA family protein; translated protein: MTDQPSAATPMNAAAIPLNRVTASTPINTGGGVNRPSSSPDGRTILSVDLGRTSTKTCVSREPNNVVFVPANVKQMSIEQVRGGVFEARATDPLMDLWLEYQGSGYAVGQLAADFGANLGVGQSKVEDALVKILASAGYFKLKGEISVVLGLPFLSLEQFEKEKAQMTSLVTGPHVLTFRGESVSLNIAKVWVMPEGYGSLLWSEAQPKKTGASPDFTKISVGIVDVGHQTIDFLMVDNFRFARGASKSEEYGMNKFYELVAAEIEGADSQSLALISAVNKPKGERFYRPKGASKPANLDDFLPNLIEQFSREICSRVLAWLPERVTDVILTGGGGEFFWEDVQRLLKEAKINAYLAAPSRQANALGQYIYGEAQLSSNRSAKA